A single Tenacibaculum sp. Bg11-29 DNA region contains:
- a CDS encoding 3-oxoacyl-ACP synthase III family protein, which yields MYNSKITGLGYYVPENVVTNNDLKEFMDTSDEWIQERTGIKERRWIDPKSGDTTAVMGAKASRIAIERAGLTKDDIDFIVFATLSPDMYFPGGGVQVQEMLDMPTIGALDVRNQCSGFIYAMSVADQFIKTGMYKNILVIGAENHSGGLERSTRGRGVTVIFGDGAGAAVLSRSEEKGKGILSTHLHSEGKYAKKLVLEGPSTQRWVPEILDKNDPDDQSYFPYMDGQFVFKHAIGRFSEAIVEGLEANGLQKDDIDMLIPHQANLRIAQFIQKKFQLSDDKVHNNIMKYGNTTAASVIIALTEAWELGKIKDNDLVVLAAFGSGFTWGSVVIRW from the coding sequence ATGTACAATTCAAAGATTACAGGATTAGGGTATTACGTGCCAGAAAATGTAGTAACTAATAACGACTTAAAGGAGTTTATGGATACTTCTGATGAATGGATTCAGGAGAGAACTGGTATTAAAGAGCGTCGTTGGATAGATCCAAAATCAGGAGATACAACTGCTGTTATGGGGGCAAAAGCTTCTCGAATAGCTATTGAACGTGCTGGTTTAACAAAAGATGATATTGATTTTATCGTTTTTGCAACACTAAGTCCAGATATGTATTTTCCAGGAGGTGGAGTACAGGTACAAGAGATGTTAGATATGCCAACTATTGGTGCGTTAGATGTACGTAACCAATGTTCAGGATTTATTTATGCAATGTCGGTTGCAGATCAATTTATTAAAACAGGGATGTATAAAAATATTCTTGTAATTGGAGCGGAAAACCATTCTGGTGGATTAGAGCGCTCAACTCGTGGTAGAGGTGTAACTGTTATTTTTGGTGATGGAGCAGGAGCGGCTGTTTTATCTAGAAGTGAAGAAAAAGGAAAAGGTATTTTATCTACTCATTTACACTCGGAAGGTAAATATGCTAAAAAATTAGTTTTAGAAGGACCATCTACACAGCGTTGGGTACCTGAAATTTTAGATAAGAACGATCCAGATGATCAATCTTATTTTCCATATATGGATGGGCAATTTGTATTTAAACATGCAATTGGTCGTTTTTCTGAAGCTATTGTTGAAGGTTTAGAAGCAAACGGGTTACAAAAAGATGATATTGATATGTTGATTCCGCATCAAGCAAATTTACGTATTGCTCAGTTTATTCAAAAGAAGTTTCAATTAAGTGATGATAAAGTACATAATAATATTATGAAGTATGGTAATACAACTGCTGCTTCTGTAATTATTGCTTTAACCGAAGCTTGGGAGTTGGGTAAAATTAAAGATAATGATTTAGTAGTATTAGCTGCTTTTGGTAGTGGGTTTACTTGGGGGTCTGTAGTGATTCGTTGGTAA
- a CDS encoding outer membrane beta-barrel family protein — MKKLIILILLVCIHGYSYAQVAKITGKVVDSKSKSPLSYVTISCRDANNKIIDGTVTNEKGEFILKKKPKKKVFLNFQFIGYTTQTKEIELNSTNLNIGVIYLQEHLTNIDEIEIQAKTTTITQKIDRKIVNVGNDLTTAGTNAFEMLQNVPSVDINYLNNEITFRGSAGVLILIDGKPSNLSSSQLLKSIPSSTIKSVELISNPSAKYNPEGMSGIINIILKKNAIIGFNGSVTTGIEHSKNTRLNTNLNLNYKTGSFNFYTNYNKDWGDLETDYHLNRNDKNITQFLDHLDKYSDHNFKIGADINLNKKNTLSLYTSQYFSYSDFYTNGFIHENNALKLHTPNLSVYSYSESAYNIDYKLNLDDKGHSFEIELNYSINKNPENSTNKEILNPNSKLYNYNNNITDNRNTWLINLDYTKPLAKGKLELGVEARIHSTFNQILTDQEIAIATTVNTPKGNTRFSYDRNIYSGYLNYNKDFKKFSFQTGLRFEQFNVDGLFKNTQQTTLDNYSDDTFNIYPSAYLSYSPSEKNQFQASYSNRVNRPSIEQVTPIQEFTSPYIISFGNQKLTPQYTNSFEVNYTRSLTNGYLTFGLFYRKTSDKIGKNITLNQVDKNIQYISYQNYNNSDSYGLEGYASLKPTKWWTFSSSFSLYIQDKFGLLNNKQTSVKNTVFRANISNNFKISKKLKLQISGLYKSKSEGIQFTVSPFYTINAALKLSILKNKAAIKLRASDIFNTLNYTFSSTNPYSQNGHYILERNTLYLEFLYKFGTNKSKKRNRKERDKNETSGGLF; from the coding sequence ATGAAAAAGTTAATAATACTAATTTTATTAGTATGTATACATGGTTATAGCTATGCTCAAGTTGCTAAAATTACAGGTAAAGTAGTAGATTCAAAATCTAAATCACCTCTTAGTTACGTTACCATTTCTTGCAGAGATGCCAACAATAAAATTATTGACGGTACAGTTACCAACGAAAAAGGTGAATTTATTCTTAAAAAGAAACCTAAGAAAAAAGTTTTTTTAAATTTTCAATTTATTGGTTACACAACTCAAACTAAAGAAATAGAATTAAATTCTACCAATCTTAACATTGGTGTAATTTATTTACAAGAACATTTAACCAACATAGATGAAATAGAAATACAAGCTAAAACCACAACAATAACTCAGAAAATAGACAGAAAAATAGTTAATGTTGGTAATGATTTAACTACTGCTGGTACTAATGCTTTTGAAATGTTACAAAATGTACCTTCAGTTGACATAAATTATTTAAATAATGAAATTACTTTTAGAGGTAGCGCAGGTGTACTTATTTTAATAGACGGTAAACCTTCTAATTTAAGTTCATCTCAATTATTAAAATCAATTCCCTCTTCAACAATAAAGAGTGTAGAATTAATATCTAATCCATCAGCAAAATACAATCCTGAAGGAATGAGTGGTATTATTAATATAATTCTTAAAAAGAACGCTATAATTGGTTTTAACGGAAGTGTTACTACTGGTATTGAGCATAGTAAAAACACACGCTTAAATACTAACTTAAATCTAAACTACAAAACAGGTAGTTTTAATTTCTACACTAATTATAACAAAGACTGGGGAGATTTAGAAACAGATTATCACTTGAATAGAAATGATAAAAACATTACACAATTTTTAGACCACCTTGACAAATACAGTGATCATAACTTTAAAATAGGTGCTGATATTAATTTAAATAAAAAAAACACATTATCTCTATACACCTCTCAATATTTTAGTTATTCTGATTTTTATACAAATGGTTTTATTCACGAAAACAATGCTTTAAAATTACATACTCCTAACCTTTCTGTATATAGTTATTCTGAAAGTGCTTACAATATTGATTACAAATTAAACTTAGATGACAAAGGCCATTCTTTTGAAATAGAACTTAATTACTCAATAAATAAAAACCCAGAAAATTCAACTAACAAAGAAATATTAAATCCTAATTCAAAACTATACAACTATAATAATAACATAACTGACAACAGAAACACATGGTTGATTAACTTAGATTATACTAAACCTCTCGCAAAAGGAAAACTAGAGCTAGGTGTTGAAGCAAGAATACACAGTACATTTAACCAAATACTAACAGATCAAGAAATAGCAATAGCCACTACTGTTAATACACCTAAAGGAAATACTCGTTTTAGTTATGACAGAAATATCTATTCTGGGTATCTTAATTATAATAAAGATTTTAAAAAGTTTTCTTTTCAAACAGGTTTACGCTTCGAACAATTTAATGTTGATGGTCTTTTTAAAAACACACAACAAACAACGTTAGATAATTATTCTGATGATACTTTTAATATTTACCCTTCTGCATACTTAAGTTATTCACCTTCTGAAAAAAATCAGTTTCAAGCTTCCTATAGTAATCGTGTAAATAGACCTAGTATAGAACAAGTAACTCCAATACAAGAATTTACGTCTCCTTATATCATTTCTTTTGGTAATCAAAAATTAACACCGCAATACACTAATTCTTTTGAAGTAAACTATACAAGAAGTTTAACGAATGGGTATTTAACTTTTGGGCTCTTTTACAGAAAAACATCTGACAAAATAGGTAAAAACATTACTTTAAATCAAGTAGATAAAAACATTCAATATATTTCATACCAAAATTACAACAATTCAGATAGTTATGGTCTTGAAGGATACGCTTCTTTAAAACCTACAAAATGGTGGACTTTCTCTTCGAGTTTTAGTTTATATATACAAGATAAATTTGGTTTATTAAATAACAAACAAACAAGTGTAAAAAACACCGTGTTTAGAGCGAATATTTCAAACAATTTTAAAATATCTAAAAAATTAAAATTACAAATATCCGGTTTATACAAAAGTAAATCAGAAGGAATTCAATTTACGGTATCTCCATTTTATACGATCAATGCAGCTTTAAAGTTATCCATTTTAAAAAATAAAGCAGCAATTAAATTAAGAGCTAGTGATATTTTTAACACTTTAAATTACACTTTCTCTTCAACAAACCCATATTCACAAAACGGTCATTATATTTTAGAAAGGAATACTCTTTATCTTGAATTCTTATATAAGTTTGGTACTAATAAATCTAAAAAAAGGAACCGTAAAGAACGTGATAAAAATGAAACTAGCGGAGGTTTATTTTAA